CTTTATTAAATATAGTTTTATTAGTAGGAGCTATAGCAGTAGTAACATTAAATGGTGGGGAATTATCTCAACCAATTGAAAGTTTTTCTCAAGCTTTCGTAGTATCTCCTAATCCTCAATATCAAACACCGCTAATGGTATTATCATTTGTTACATTTGCAATATTTGCATTTGGAGGACTTGAAGTTTTAGGTGGATTGGTTGACCAAACTGAAAATGCAGAGAAAAACTTCCCTAAAGGTCTTGTTATTTCTGCAATAGTTATATCAATAGGATATGCAGTAGGTATATTTGCATGCGGTATGTTTACTAATTGGTCAGAAGTTTTATCTGGTGAGAATGTTCATTTAGGTAACGTTGCTTATGTTTTAATGAACAACTTAGGATATCAATTAGGAAGTGCTATGGGAGTAACTGAAACAGTAGCTATACAAATGGGTAATTGGACAGCTAGATTTGTTGGATTCTCTATGTTCTTAGCATTAACAGGAGCATTCTTTACATTAACTTATTCTCCATTAAAAACTTTAATTTCTGGTGCACCAAAAGAAGTATGGCCAGGAAAACTTGGAGAAATAAAAAATGGTATGCCAATAAATGCTATGAAGGCACAAGCTGTAATAGTTGTAATATTAATATTAGTAGTTTCATTTGGTGGAAAAGGAGCTTCTCAGTTCTTTAGAATATTAACATTAATGACTAATGTTGCAATGACAATACCATATTTATTCTTATTAGCAGCATTCCCTAAATTTAAGAAAAAGCAATTAGATGGTGAAGTTGAAAAAGCATATGTAGTTTATAAAACTCATTCAATTGCTTTAATATCAGCATTAGTAGTAGGATTATTAGTTGGGTTTGCTAATATATTTGCTATAGTTCAGCCAGCAATAGATGGTCAAATATTTGATTCAATAATGATGGTATTTGGACCAGCGTTATTTGGTATAATAGCACTTTTATTATACTCTAATTATGAAAGAAAACATATTAAAAATAATAATATAAAAAATGTATAATTAATAAGATACCTCTATGTCGATAAATTCGACGTAGGGGTATTTT
Above is a genomic segment from Romboutsia lituseburensis containing:
- the yjeM gene encoding glutamate/gamma-aminobutyrate family transporter YjeM produces the protein MGNNTKKLTLISLILMIFTSVFGFTNMPRSYYLMGYGAIPWYVLSALLFFIPYAFMMAEYGSSFKNESGGMYSWMEKSVGPKFAFMGTFMWYASYIVWMVSVSSSIWVPLSNAICGSDVTSTWAIFGLDSTKILGLLGCMWIIFVTFVGSKGIEKITKITSIGGTFVALLNIVLLVGAIAVVTLNGGELSQPIESFSQAFVVSPNPQYQTPLMVLSFVTFAIFAFGGLEVLGGLVDQTENAEKNFPKGLVISAIVISIGYAVGIFACGMFTNWSEVLSGENVHLGNVAYVLMNNLGYQLGSAMGVTETVAIQMGNWTARFVGFSMFLALTGAFFTLTYSPLKTLISGAPKEVWPGKLGEIKNGMPINAMKAQAVIVVILILVVSFGGKGASQFFRILTLMTNVAMTIPYLFLLAAFPKFKKKQLDGEVEKAYVVYKTHSIALISALVVGLLVGFANIFAIVQPAIDGQIFDSIMMVFGPALFGIIALLLYSNYERKHIKNNNIKNV